The following are from one region of the Primulina eburnea isolate SZY01 chromosome 17, ASM2296580v1, whole genome shotgun sequence genome:
- the LOC140818429 gene encoding uncharacterized protein yields the protein MVHLVSLPTDSFAHSLAWNSCQGLSLACAVRVREEKLRNDQEKWREEVSRVKEENCRLFEEKNEISAELLQVQRKLADKVKDLAILEEKHSAELKTGGQFLEFEAGKTFLKNVEEKSVRTFKASAAFRDDVLDQAMTIHDDVVLDCRDQLRKTGRVPEEVVMMIEPSVLEISRISIDDIPLGDAEMIEALDLQAAEEET from the exons ATGGTCCATTTGGTGTCGTTGCCTACAGACTCATTTGCGCACTCCCTTGCGTGGAACTCGTGTCAG GGTTTGTCATTAGCATGTGCTGTGCGAGTTCGGGAGGAAAAGTTGCGGAACGATCAAGAGAAGTGGCGAGAAGAGGTTTCTCGGGTGAAGGAGGAGAATTGCCGTCTTTTCGAGGAGAAGAATGAAATCAGTGCGGAACTTCTTCAAGTGCAGAGAAAACTTGCTGACAAAGTAAAAGATCTTGCAATCCTTGAAGAGAAACATTCTGCAGAGTTGAAGACTGGTGGCCAGTTTCTTGAGTTTGAGGCAGGCAAAACTTTTCTGAAGAATGTTGAGGAAAAAAGTGTTCGGACTTTCAAAGCGTCTGCTGCCTTTCGCGATGACGTTCTTGATCAGGCCATGACAATTCATGATGACGTGGTGTTGGACTGCCGAGATCAGTTGAGGAAGACTGGACGTGTGCCAGAAGAGGTAGTGATGATGATCGAGCCTAGCGTCTTGGAGATAAGTAGAATCTCCATTGACGATATCCCGTTGGGCGATGCCGAGATGATAGAGGCATTGGATCTTCAGGCTGCTGAAGAAGAAACATAG
- the LOC140818183 gene encoding PHD finger protein ALFIN-LIKE 5-like, producing MDGGAHNVPRTVEDVFREFKGRRNGLIKALTTDVGDFFQQCDPEKENLCLYGFPNELWEVNLPAEEVPPELPEPALGINFARDGMQEKDWLALVAVHSDAWLLSVTFYIGARYGFDKADRKRLFNMINDLPTIFEVVTGVAKKQVKDKPSVSNHSGSKSKPNPKVAKISKEEVKDEDGDEGLDEVDEDEEEHGETLCGACGENYASDEFWICCDLCERWFHGKCVKITPARAEHIKQYKCPTCSNKRSRP from the exons ATGGACGGAGGCGCGCATAATGTTCCTCGCACGGTTGAGGATGTTTTCAGAGAGTTCAAGGGCCGGCGGAATGGTTTGATCAAAGCTCTAACCACTG ACGTCGGAGATTTTTTCCAGCAGTGCGATCCTG AGAAAGAAAATCTTTGCCTTTATGGATTTCCTAATGAACTATGGGAAGTTAATTTACCTGCTGAGGAGGTTCCTCCTGAGCTTCCGGAACCTGCCCTAGGCATAAATTTTGCCAGGGATGGTATGCAAGAGAAAGACTGGTTAGCTCTTGTTGCTGTTCACAGTGACGCGTGGCTGCTCTCTGTCACTTTCTATATTGGTGCTAGATATGGTTTTGATAAAGCTGACAG AAAGCGCCTGTTCAATATGATAAATGATCTCCCGACAATATTCGAAGTTGTAACAGGAGTTGCAAAGAAGCAAGTGAAGGACAAACCATCTGTTTCAAACCATAGTGGCAGTAAATCTAAGCCAAACCCAAAAGTG GCCAAGATTTCCAAAGAAGAAGTAAAGGATGAGGATGGGGATGAGGGATTAGATGAAGTAGATGAAGATGAAGAAGAGCACGGTGAAACCTTGTGCGGCGCATGTGGAGAGAACTATGCCTCTGACGAATTCTGGATCTGCTGTGACTTATGTGAGAGATGGTTCCATGGCAAGTGTGTCAAGATCACTCCCGCAAGAGCTGAGCACATCAAGCAGTACAAATGCCCGACGTGTAGTAACAAAAGATCGCGTCCTTGA